DNA from Pirellulales bacterium:
ACGCCATCCTAATTGCAGCAGTTGCTGGGCAATTCGGCAGCATGATTCCGTGTCCCCCGCAGGGTGTACGACGAGGTCGGCATCTTTCGTATTGACCGCGCGGCCAATCAGTTGGTCTCGGAAGTGGTAAGCCGCGGCCAGGCTCCCGGTGACGAACAGGTGTTTCCTCAGCGTCGGTGGTAGATCGGTTGCAAGACGCTGAAAGAGCGTTTCCGGGTCAAGTCGATTCATATTAGCCGAGCTTCCGGGCGGAGCGCCGTCAAAAGGTGATTGGCCTGAGCCACTAGTTCCAGGTCGAGGAGACCGAGAGCTGTTTCGACCGGATCGGCAAATGGTAGTTGGCCAGATGGATTGTCGGCGAACAACGACTTGGCTCGAAAAAGTGGCTGCACGACCAGCAGCGCTGATTGGGAAGTATCCTCGATCAATTCGAGTGCAGGATCGAGACGCATCACGAATCCCAAGTCGACCCTGGCCGCTGGAGCGTGCAATACGACATCCAGGCGTGGAGTTCCGTGTAGGTCCAAATCTGGATCCCAATAGCGTGCTGCCAGCACTCCACCGACCGCCGCGCCACCTGGTCGAAGCTTTTCCAAACGCTGCATCAATTGCAGGGGCGACGTGAGATCTCCCGAAGCGTCTTGGAAGCGATACGCAAGTCGCGCTGATTGCCCCAAGACACAGATTTCATCCCAGGCATCGTGTGGAAATGCCGTAAGCTCGGCCGAGCGGTTTGATCGATAGTTCAGACGTTTGCGAAGTGCAGGTCTTGCCAGCGCTTGGCGTACCGTTGGGTAGCTGCAGCCGACGTTCGCGGCGAGTTCTCCGATTGCGATTGGCCCTTGTTTGAGGAGCCACCTGTTCAGCATCACCTTCCATACTTCGTAGTCTTTCATTCCTGGGCGTCTACTACGAAAGGAACGGAGACCCGAGTGGCGTTCTTCCGCCTTGCTCGAGTCAAGTGAAATGGACAGCGCTTGGATTTGGGGATCTGACGGTAGGCACCAACTTCGTTCTGTCCCAACAACAAGCAACCGCATTCGATCGGTGACCTGCGGACCTAGGACTTCGGTGAGTTCCTTCCATTCCTTGCGGAGTCTCGCCTCGGACAATTGCGGTCGAATCAGTATCAGGCAGGCTCGCTCAAGGGTTGGATGTTTGTTTAGGTAGAGCGCCGTTTGCAGTAGGGCAAAGTAGAAGGCCCGACCGCTCGATAATTCATTTTCGACTTTGAGGGCCAATCGCCGGTCATTGCTCACTAGGTCCACTTTTGCCCGCTCGAGTTCGAAGAAACCAGGAATCGTGGGTAGCATGCGTCTAGCCATGGGGTTCCAACCAATAATTGGCACTTGCAAGTTATATTGAAAGTATACAGTTAAATTGAAAGTTGCAGATTCATATTTGCGTTTTGAGCCAAGGAAGCCCGAAAGAATGCGACCTGAACCCTCGAACGCACCTGAAAAATGTGTGGCAAATTGACGTACAATTGCCGTACGGGCTTGGCCCTAAGTCGTGAGGATCTCGAGATGAGTACGTCTAATCATGATGCGCGGCTTAATTTCCGATTGCCGGCGGAACTCAAGAGAATCATCGAAGAGGCCGCTGCCGAGCTTGGTCAGACCGTCAGCGACTTTGCGATTTCGACCTTGGTGCAGACAGCCCACCGAGTCATTCAATCGCGAGAAGTTACGGTGCTTTCCGATCGCGATCGCGAAGCGTTCATGGCCATCCTGGATGACAAGTCCGCAAAGCCGAATCGTGCCCTCAAAGAGGCCGCGAAGCAGTATCGTCGCGAAGTCGAAGAAGAATGACGCAATGGCGGATCGAGCGATTGAGATCCGACCACGACCGCGCAGCTTTCAGTTGCGGCCACGCGATGCTGGATGATTGGCTCAAACTCCGAGCCAGTCAGTTCGACCGCAAGGACCTTGCTCGCACCTTCGTAGCGGTAAGGCCAGGCGATTCATCCGTTTTGGGCTACTACGCGCTCTCGAGCCATCATGTTTCGCATGAGTCGCTTCCCGCGGATGAATCTAAAGGGGTGTCGCGACTCGACGTACCGGTGGCGCTGATTGGCCCCCTGGCAGTCGATCAATGCGTGCGTGGGCAAGGATTGGGGGGGTATCTCTTAATCCATGCCCTGCGCCGAGTGGGGCCATTGGCAGATGAAATCGGCATCCGGGCCGTTGAGGTCGACACGATCGACGATGCCGCGCGCAAATTCTACCTGAAATATGGCTTCAAGCCGCTTACGGACGCCCCTCGTCATCTGTACATTTCTACGCGCACGATCCGCGCGCTCTTGAGATTGCCATAACGGACGGATGTCGGTCGGAAACGATTGTCAATCGCCACCAACATCGGTCAGAAAAAGCTCGGCGGGGGCTTGTACTTAGGTAGTGGCTTGTGCAATATTTCACGATCTTGCGGGACGCTGGCGTGGCATCTGCTAGCTAGGCAGACCGTACGCAAGCTTGCCAGACTCCCTGTTCCGTGCCTACCACGCACAGGACCGCCCGGTTTAGGACGAACCCAACGTGGCCCAGTTCTTCATTGAGACGATCGGCCTCCCCTCGTGGCTTGGTTACCTGGCCACAGGGTTGATTCAGTGCGCCCTGCTGCTGGCCGTCCCCTTTGTGGGGGCGATGGTCTTCGTGTGGATGGAGCGCAAGGTCAGTGCCCGCATTCAGGACCGCCTCGGTCCCACTCGCTGCGGCGGCAAGTTCGGCTGGCTGCAGTTGCTGGCCGACGGTTTAAAGCTCATCACGAAAGAAGACCTGCGGCCGGCCGAGGCCGATCGCCTGCTCTTCTTGACCGCTCCCTATATCAGCCTGACCGCCTCGTATGCCGCGCTTCTCGCGCTGCCGTTCAGCTATGGCTGGGTGCCGCAGCACTTGAACGTGGCGGTGTTTTTCATCATCGCGGTGATGGGGATCGAGGTCTTCGGCGTGATTCTGGCCGGCTATGCCTCGGCCTCGAAATGGTCCCTCTTCGGCGGCATGCGCGAGGCGGCACAGGTCGTGAGCTACGAAGTCCCCCTCGGCATGTGCATCGTCGTGCCGGTGCTCATCGCGGGCACGATGGACCTGGTGGCGATCGGCCAGATGCAAGCCGGCCTGTTCACCAACTGGTTCATCTTCCACGATCCCTTCACGTTCATCACATTCTGGGTCTACTTCACCTGTGCCACGGCCAGCGTGAATCGCGCCCCCTTCGACCTGGCCGAGGCCGAGAGCGAGCTCGTCGCCGGTTTCCACACCGAATACTCCGGCTTCCGTTGGCTGTCGTTCTTCATGGCCGAGTACGGCTCGATGTTCACGGTCAGCGCGCTGGCCGCGATCTTGTTCTTCGGCGGCTGGAACGGCCCGATTCCGATCACCACCTGGCTCGGTCTCACCTATGAGAATGGGGCGTTCGTCGGCTGGATCGGCAATTTCCTGGGCCTGGTCAATTTCGTCGGCAAGGCGGTGGTCGGCGTCACGATCATGATCTGGGTTCGCTGGACGGTGCCTCGCTTGCGCATCGACCAGGTGATGAAGACGTGCCTCAAATACTGCACGCCGATCGCCGCGGTGATGTTCCTGGGGGCGACGGTCTGGACCCTCCTTTTGCCCGGCGGCTTGGTGCTGCGTTCGACCCCCTACGCCTTGGTGCGCGAGGAAACCTATCCGCCGTTGGCCCCCGTGGCCAACGAGCAACCCGCGGCCGAGCCTGCTCCCGCGGAAGCCGCCAGCGTGGCGCCCGCCAGCGAGCAGTTGGTCGACCATCGTGCCAGTGCAGCCGCGGCTGCCGTCGAGGGAGAGTGAACGTGGATCCGATCAACTGGCAATCGTTCTTCTTTCTGCTGTTCTCGGCGGTCGCCTGCTTCTTCGCCGTGGCGGTGGTCATTTCGCAGAACATCGTGCGAATGGCCTTTTACCTGATTCTTTCGCTGGGCGCGACGGCGGGACTGTTCTTTCTGGCAGGCGCCGATTTCGTGGGCGCCATGCAGTTGATGATCTACGTCGGTGGCACGCTCGTGCTACTGGTCTTCGGCGTGATGCTCACGGCCCAGGGCCCGTTCATCACCATGAAGACACGCTCTGGCGAGTGGATCCTGGCGGTCATCGTCGGTGGTTCGCTGCTGGCGGTCCTCGTGCAGACGGCCATCAGTGTCGACGCGTGGCAGGGCCCCGCCATACCCGCCCCGGGCGATGCCGAGCAGGTGGCGGCCGTCGCGGCCACGCAAAATGAAATCACGCATACCGCGACGCGGTTGGGCATGGGCATGCTCGGTGCCCGCGTCGATCAGCTCGAGCAAAGCAATCCCACCGTCCGCGAAGGCATGTCGGGCTATCTGCTGCCGTTTGAAATCGTGTCGCTGCACCTGCTGGTCGTGTTGGTCGGAGCGGCATATCTCGCCCGCACCAAGAAGCGTGCCGACGCGGTCTGACAGACGCATTGCAATCCAGGCGATCGATCATGAATCTACTAACCGCACCCCTCGGCGTGACACCGCTCCTCATCGTCGGCGCGGTGCTGTTCGTTTGCGGCGCCGTATGCATGGCCACCAAACGCAACGCCCTGGGGGTCTTGATGGGCATCGAATTGGTGCTGAATGGCGCGAATGTGAACTTCGTGGCCTTCAGCAATCCCACCTTGCGGGCCGACTCGCAATTCTCGCTGGGGCTCGACGGCCAGTTGATCGCGCTGTTTGTCATCGTGCTGGCTGCCGCCGAGGCCGCGGTGGCGCTGGCCATCGTGCTGAATCTGTACAACAACCACGCCACGGTCGATCTCGACCGGGCCGATGAGCTCAAGGGCTGATGGACCATCTCGCTTCAACACTGCCGACGCTGTTGGGACTGGCCTGGCTCGTGCCGCTGGTCTCCTTCACGCTTATCGTGCTCTTCGGTTCCCGCATGGGAAAAGCGGGCGTGCTGGCGGGCTATGTCGCCACCGGCGCGATCCTGACTTCGTTCCTGCTTTCGCTCACCTCGTTGGGCCTCTGGCTGAGCGAAGTCGGTCCCCTGCCCGAGGGCGCCCCTGCCGCAGTGGCGCACGACGAAGAAGACGCGCACGCGGCGGAAGGTCACGACACGCATGCGGCGGATGAGCACGCGGCCAACGCTCATGCAGCAGACGAGCACGGCCACGACGCGCATGCGGCCCATGCCCCCGTCCCGCCCAAGTACATCGCCGGCGTCTGGTATCCCCTGGGCATCTTCGATTCGCTTCGCATCGATATCGGCTACCACATCGATGCGCTGACCGTCTGTATGTTCGCGATGGTCACGCTGATTGCCTCGTGCATCCACTTCTATGCCATGGGGTACATGCACGATGAACTGCACGACATCACCGACCACGAAGTGACCCTCTCCAACGGGCATCACCTGCACCGCAAGGGACGCTTCTATCGCTTCTTCCAGTATTTGTCGCTCTTCTGCTTCAGCATGCTGGGGCTGGTCATCGCTGGCAACATCGCGATGGTGTTCGTCTTTTGGGAACTGGTGGGCATCTGCTCCTACTTCCTGATCGGCTTCTACATCGAGCGCAAGAGTGCCTCGAACGCGGCCAACAAGGCGTTCATCGTCAACCGCGTCGGCGACTTCGGCATGATCATCGGCCTGATGGCCATCTGGGGGAGCCTCGGCACGTTCAACTTCGGCGATATCGACGGCCAGCAGGGGATCTTCAGTCTCGTTCGCCCCGGTCCGGAATATGCTCTGACGACCCCCGACGGCATGGTCAAGTCGGCCGCCGTCGAGCAGATCGCCGCGGGCGAGGCCCCCACGCCCGAGAAGATCAACGAGTGGCGCAACAACAAGTTCGGCTACGGTCTGCTGATCGTCGCCGGGTTGGGCATCTTCTGCGGCTGCGTGGGCAAGAGTGCCCAGTTCCCGCTGCACGTCTGGTTGCCCGACGCGATGGAAGGTCCCACGCCCGTTTCGGCGCTCGTCCACTCGGCCACGATGGTCGCGGCGGGCGTCTACCTGGTGGGCAGGTTCTATCCGGTCTTCACCCCCGAGGTGTTGCTGGTCATCGCCTACACGGGCGCCATCACCCTCTTCCTGGCGGCGACCATTGCCATTACGGCGACCGACATCAAACGCGTGCTCGCCTATTCGACCGTCAGCCAGTTGGGCTACATGATGCTGGCCCTGGGCGGCGGCGGCTGGTTCGCCGGCATGTACCACCTCTTCACGCATGCGTTCTTCAAGAGCTTGTTGTTCATGTGCGCCGGCTCGGTGATCCACGCCGTCCACACGAACGAGATGCCGCAGATGGGCGGGCTCCGCAAGAAAATGCCCTGGACCGCCTACACTATGCTCGTCGGCGTGCTGGCCATTGCCGGGGCGGGCATTCCCTTCGTGATCGGCTTTAGCGGCTTCTACTCGAAGGATGCCATTCTCGCCCAGCACCTCTCGTTCGCCTCGACGAATTCGACGCACGCGATTCTGTATTACGCCGCGGCCGGTGGCGCCGCACTGACGTCGTTCTACATGTTCCGGCTGTGGTTCATGACCTTCGCCGGCAAGCCCCGCGACCATCACGCCTACGATCACGCCCATGAATCTCCCAAGATCATGTACGTGCCGTTGGTGATTCTGTCCGTGTTTGCCGTGGGCGTGGCCTGGGATCTGCCGTTTACGGATCTCAGCCTGCAGAACTTGCTCGAGCAGGCTCGTCCCGCGGGCGAAGTCGGCGCCGGCGTGTTGTGGGATTCGCTCGCCTATCCGGCCGAGCATCTGTCGCACGCCCACGAGATTCACGTCGAGGCGACCCTCGTGGCCACCTCGGCGGCGATCGTCGGTTTCCTGCTGGCGCTCGCCTTCTACGGCATGCACTGGCTCGACGCCGAGGATGCCCGCAGGCAGTTCAGCCCGATCTACCGCTTCCTGGTGAACAAGTGGTACTTCGACGAGTTGTACGACTTCATCTTCGTGCGGCCGGTGATGTTCGTCTCGAAGTTGATCTCTGATTTCGATCGCAAATGGATCGACGCCTTCATCGACAGCACGGCCCATTGGACGAAGGCCATTGCACGGTTCGACGATGCCTTCGATCGCACGGTCGTCGATGGTCTGGTGAACGTGCTGGCGGCATGGACCTATTCGGTGGCGCAATCGCTGCGCGGCATCCAGACCGGCCGGCTGCGTCAGTACGTGATGTTCATCGTGGTAGGCACGGTGGGGTTGTTCGTCTTGGTGAGCATGTTTTGGAGCTTTGCCGTCGCCGGGGGCTAACGTCACGCGGCGAGTCGCCGCGTGGTTCGATCCTGCCGGAACGCCCGAGCCAATAACTTTCGGAAACAAGTGCTATGTCCGCCGCTGCTCTGTTGAGCCTGATCGTTTTCCTCCCCTTGGTGGCCGCCCTCATCATGTGGGTCGTGATTCCCAAGGAAAGCCACGACACGCTGCGGCTGGTGTCGCTCGCCGTGACCGTGGTCGTCTTTCTGCTCACCGCGTGGCTGGCCATTCCCGGCACGGGCGATCCG
Protein-coding regions in this window:
- a CDS encoding NADH-quinone oxidoreductase subunit J, with the protein product MDPINWQSFFFLLFSAVACFFAVAVVISQNIVRMAFYLILSLGATAGLFFLAGADFVGAMQLMIYVGGTLVLLVFGVMLTAQGPFITMKTRSGEWILAVIVGGSLLAVLVQTAISVDAWQGPAIPAPGDAEQVAAVAATQNEITHTATRLGMGMLGARVDQLEQSNPTVREGMSGYLLPFEIVSLHLLVVLVGAAYLARTKKRADAV
- the nuoK gene encoding NADH-quinone oxidoreductase subunit NuoK yields the protein MNLLTAPLGVTPLLIVGAVLFVCGAVCMATKRNALGVLMGIELVLNGANVNFVAFSNPTLRADSQFSLGLDGQLIALFVIVLAAAEAAVALAIVLNLYNNHATVDLDRADELKG
- a CDS encoding DUF1778 domain-containing protein, coding for MSTSNHDARLNFRLPAELKRIIEEAAAELGQTVSDFAISTLVQTAHRVIQSREVTVLSDRDREAFMAILDDKSAKPNRALKEAAKQYRREVEEE
- the nuoL gene encoding NADH-quinone oxidoreductase subunit L; this encodes MDHLASTLPTLLGLAWLVPLVSFTLIVLFGSRMGKAGVLAGYVATGAILTSFLLSLTSLGLWLSEVGPLPEGAPAAVAHDEEDAHAAEGHDTHAADEHAANAHAADEHGHDAHAAHAPVPPKYIAGVWYPLGIFDSLRIDIGYHIDALTVCMFAMVTLIASCIHFYAMGYMHDELHDITDHEVTLSNGHHLHRKGRFYRFFQYLSLFCFSMLGLVIAGNIAMVFVFWELVGICSYFLIGFYIERKSASNAANKAFIVNRVGDFGMIIGLMAIWGSLGTFNFGDIDGQQGIFSLVRPGPEYALTTPDGMVKSAAVEQIAAGEAPTPEKINEWRNNKFGYGLLIVAGLGIFCGCVGKSAQFPLHVWLPDAMEGPTPVSALVHSATMVAAGVYLVGRFYPVFTPEVLLVIAYTGAITLFLAATIAITATDIKRVLAYSTVSQLGYMMLALGGGGWFAGMYHLFTHAFFKSLLFMCAGSVIHAVHTNEMPQMGGLRKKMPWTAYTMLVGVLAIAGAGIPFVIGFSGFYSKDAILAQHLSFASTNSTHAILYYAAAGGAALTSFYMFRLWFMTFAGKPRDHHAYDHAHESPKIMYVPLVILSVFAVGVAWDLPFTDLSLQNLLEQARPAGEVGAGVLWDSLAYPAEHLSHAHEIHVEATLVATSAAIVGFLLALAFYGMHWLDAEDARRQFSPIYRFLVNKWYFDELYDFIFVRPVMFVSKLISDFDRKWIDAFIDSTAHWTKAIARFDDAFDRTVVDGLVNVLAAWTYSVAQSLRGIQTGRLRQYVMFIVVGTVGLFVLVSMFWSFAVAGG
- a CDS encoding NADH-quinone oxidoreductase subunit H → MVFVWMERKVSARIQDRLGPTRCGGKFGWLQLLADGLKLITKEDLRPAEADRLLFLTAPYISLTASYAALLALPFSYGWVPQHLNVAVFFIIAVMGIEVFGVILAGYASASKWSLFGGMREAAQVVSYEVPLGMCIVVPVLIAGTMDLVAIGQMQAGLFTNWFIFHDPFTFITFWVYFTCATASVNRAPFDLAEAESELVAGFHTEYSGFRWLSFFMAEYGSMFTVSALAAILFFGGWNGPIPITTWLGLTYENGAFVGWIGNFLGLVNFVGKAVVGVTIMIWVRWTVPRLRIDQVMKTCLKYCTPIAAVMFLGATVWTLLLPGGLVLRSTPYALVREETYPPLAPVANEQPAAEPAPAEAASVAPASEQLVDHRASAAAAAVEGE
- a CDS encoding GNAT family N-acetyltransferase, giving the protein MTQWRIERLRSDHDRAAFSCGHAMLDDWLKLRASQFDRKDLARTFVAVRPGDSSVLGYYALSSHHVSHESLPADESKGVSRLDVPVALIGPLAVDQCVRGQGLGGYLLIHALRRVGPLADEIGIRAVEVDTIDDAARKFYLKYGFKPLTDAPRHLYISTRTIRALLRLP